GAATATGCTTACCAGTTTTCGATATCAACACCCGTGCCTCCTCTGAAGGAAGGCCACACACAGCTGGAGTTGGATGCAGGGAAGACAAAATCTTAAACTGTAAAGCAGGTAAACTATCTCATCAACTTAAGTGCATGCTatgaaatatgaagaaaaatctGTTAGATTTAGTTAAAACGTTTTTTCATGGAGCGGATTTCATTATCTTTCGAATTTCTTGACAATGGTGTAAGAATTGAAACAGGAGGCAGTGGGATTCGGTTTATTGTACCTCATCATCTTCTTTCTGCAGTGTGCCAGTCAGTTTCGCATAAAGATGTTGAACGCGTGGAAGTTTACGTAGAACCTTGCTAGGCTTAACAACTGTGGAGGTACAAACATCCTGAAATAGAACATTGAGAAAGCAAACTATGGTTTCACTCTGAAAGATGATCTGAAATGATTAATGAAATCGCTTTATTGCTTTACTTGCCTCGAGCTTTCTTCTAATACTTTCTCGTACTACAGAGAACTCATGGTGATCTTTGGCACTGCAAATAAATCAATATAAGGATAGGCTACAAATTCTGGTGCTAGTAATGTAGTAGGTCTCGTCCTCTAAGATTGCATTGGTTTCTTCGATGTTACAACCTTCTGGTACTTTATATGCCTGCTCGAAATGTAGGATGGTGTTGTCGTTGGCCTCCCTTTCTCCACTCACGATGACGTGGCCGTGGCTGTCTGTTCGAATCCTCACTTCATCCTTCTTGAATCCTTGCACATCAAAACTTTAGACACAAAGTTGTTTGTATTGTGCAGATCAAATGTTGTTTAATTAACCTTTTATGttccattgaaaaataaaaagtactccatatatatatattcaataatACCTGGAACATGAATGAGCAAACAATGGGAATCAACTGTCTCTGTCCACCAAGAGGAAGGCAAaacatactcatatttcatattTCTGGGGTTTCTCCTTTccatttatgatatttttttggcaaaatttTGCAATGCAGATTGAAAATGATGTTTGGTGACTAGCTGAAGCTTATAAAGTAGAATAAAAAATTGACTTTACTTGACCAGTAAAAAATGTATCTGTtcctaactttccttgtttggTTTTGGCCAAGACACAGAGCCTTTACTTATTCTTTGCTTTGCTTTGTAATTCAATAAGTTGATCATTATTCAAATGataaaaagataaaacaaaACCACTATTTTATTGATTCTGGGGAACTTCTCTTTTATGCTTGATTTTACATGATCTTATATACTATAAAGTGAAAAAAAGGGTACATTGTGTATATGCTTATAAGTGATTATTTTAGGTTGTATGCAGTCGGAGAAGGCGTTGACAAACTGAACCAGGCACGAAGATGGCGTAGACGAAGAGAGGAGAAGGCGTAGTTATGGCACTTATCAAACAATCCTAACCACAGATTTGCAGAAGTCCCCTGATATATTATCAGACCAAATTCAAGATTGGCCCTTTACATTGCAATCAAACCAACAAAAAAGGTATGTCAGCAAAAGAAAAGGTAGCTTACTGTAATTTACAATGTATTCTGTTACTGCTACATCATTTACATGAATTGAATGATATATATTTACAATACATTCAATCTCAAGAAATCATTTATGTCtgtctctctatatatatacgtGTACATACAGTTCGAATAATGGCTGATCGCCAGCCGGTTATGTACAGAAAAAAATGGAGAACATATTTGACAACTAATTACCATTGGAGGGACCAATATGGTCCTCCATCAtatatcttttttcttttgctttctttcACCAAAAACGTCGTGGAGAACGAAAAGCATTCATTAGTGAGTGTGGATAGTTGTTCAGAATCGCTGACCTTTTTCAAGTTAGAGTTCGACTATCTCCCTCATTGGCACTAGAGGTGCCTCGTGTTTCATCAGTTTGGTGAACTACAGCATAGGAAACAACGGGTAGGTTAACGCTTCTTGAAATAATTGCTAATGTGCACATGCAATCGAAGGGCATACCTGTGAAGTCTTCAGCTCCAGTTCTTTCCATTCTAGGGAAGAATCGCTTCCTTCTACGATCCCGGTTCCAGCATAGAGTATCGCGCCAGAATCCTTATAAATTTTAGCAAACTCGTCGTTTAGTTATGTACTATACTTAGTTAAAGATTATTGAATGCATCTCATAATCAAAAAGAGATATCAGTTGCCTAACCTTTCCAACCAGTGCTGACCTTATTCCCACAGCAAACTCACTCTCTGCACCACCAAACCATCCAACAGGGCCAGCATACATTCCACGATCAAACATTTCTGCACGGTGTAGCAATTAATATCGAATTATTTCTTTACAAGGACACTGGCAAATGACGTTCGAACATCTGAAGGAAATGGTAAGGAAGACAGCACAGGCAATGCagtaaaaaattgtttaagttacAGAATTAAGTATAATGGAATATGCTTACCAGTTTTCGATATCAACACCCGTGCCTCCTCTGAAGGAAGGCCACACACAGCTGGAGTTGGATGCAGGGAAGACAAAATCTTAAACTGTAAAGCAGGTAAACTATCTCATCAACTTAAGTGCATGCTatgaaatatgaagaaaaatctGTTAGATTTAGTTAAAACGTTTTTTCATGGAGCGGATTTCATTATCTTTCGAATTTCTTGACAATGGTGTAAGAATTGAAACAGGAGGCAGTGGGATTCGGTTTATTGTACCTCATCATCTTCTTTCTGCAGTGTGCCAGTCAGTTTCGCATAAAGATGTTGAACGCGTGGAAGTTTACGTAGAACCTTGCTAGGCTTAACAACTGTGGAGGTACAAACATCCTGAAATAGAACATTGAGAAAGCAAAC
This sequence is a window from Salvia splendens isolate huo1 chromosome 14, SspV2, whole genome shotgun sequence. Protein-coding genes within it:
- the LOC121765090 gene encoding isochorismate synthase, chloroplastic-like, yielding MFDRGMYAGPVGWFGGAESEFAVGIRSALVGKDSGAILYAGTGIVEGSDSSLEWKELELKTSQFTKLMKHEAPLVPMREIVEL